The Marivirga tractuosa DSM 4126 genome contains the following window.
TAAACCTGACATCACCAAAGGCATTTCTTGCGCCTCATCATCTGGTGTGATGACCGTTTGCCCTGCTTTAGCTTTTTTCAAGCGACCTGATTTTAAAATTTCTTCTTTAAGTTCAGGCTCAAAAGGGGTTCTTTCTAATACTTCTTTTATTTTTTCGTTCATTCTTTATTCGTAATTAATATGTGAGCAAGAAGTTTTGGTGAAAACACCAAAACGGGAATATGTTGTAGAATTTTGGTTATTATAATTTAGCACCCACTTTTTAGGTGTTTTCACCTAAAAACCTCAATCCTAATTATCAAATCTAAAATCTTAATTATTGTTTATTCACAACAGTTTTCTATACAATTCAATAAATTCTCAATTTCTTTTTTGGCTGAGGAATAATAGATCTTGCGTCCATCTCTTCGTGAGCTTAAAACCCCAGCTTCCTTTAATGCCGCTAAATGATGAGATAAAAGCGATTGTTCACAGTTTTCCAACTTTTCACATATTTCATTCACAGTCATTTCACCATTATCCAGTAAGAGCTGAACAATCCTTAATCTATTATGATTGGCAACAGCTTTTAATACTTTTGCCATGGCGGCTAATTTTTTTTCGTTCTTTTGAACTTCCATAACATTCATATCGTAATATATGAAAATTTGTTTATATATTGATTTGAAGATTTTAAATATTCCGAAGGGAAACCTAAATGTCTGAACTAACTAAATCTAATACTATCAAAAAAACATTTCCAGTAACTGGCATGAGCTGTGCAGCTTGCGCTACAAGTGTTGGCTCCACATTGAAAAGTACAAAAGGAGTGACAGATGCTGATGTGAATTTCGCCACGCATACCGCCTGGGCAACTTTTGACCCTGATGAAGTTTCACTAGAAGATTTAAAAACTGCTTTGCAGGGTGTGGGCTATGATGCTATCATGGAAGAAGATAATGTAGCAGAGAGGCAGGAAGAGGAGCAAATGAAACAATTTCTTAAGATTAAGAAGAGTTTGATTGGATCAGCTATTTTATCTATTCCCGTTTTTGTCATCGGCATGTTTTTCATGTCCTGGGAAGTAGGGCATTATATTTCACTGCCTTTATCTGCCATCGTTTTATTCTATTTTGGGGGACATTTTTTCACTGGAGCCTGGAAGCAAGCTAAAAATGGTAAAGCCAATATGGATACACTGGTGGCGCTCAGTACTGGAATTGCCTTTGCTTTAAGTGTCTTTAATACTTTTTACCCTGAATTTTGGCTACAAAGAGGCTTGGATGCTCATGTTTATTATGAAGCAGCAGTAGTCATTATTACCTTTATTTCATTAGGGAAATTTCTAGAGGAGAAAGCCAAAACCAATACTTCCTCAGCTTTGAAGAAATTGATTGGCTTGCAACCTAAAACCCTGATCGTTTTAGTAAATGGCAAAGAA
Protein-coding sequences here:
- a CDS encoding ArsR/SmtB family transcription factor encodes the protein MAKVLKAVANHNRLRIVQLLLDNGEMTVNEICEKLENCEQSLLSHHLAALKEAGVLSSRRDGRKIYYSSAKKEIENLLNCIENCCE